The genomic segment TCGAGGCCGTATTTCTTGAGCTTTCTCCACAGGGAGACCCTGTCTATGCCCAGTATCTGGGCGGCCAGGGTCTTGTTGCCCCCGGTCTCCCGGAGCACCCACTGGATGTAGGACACCTCCTGCTCCTCCAGCGAGCGGGGCCGCCCGTCCTTCTTCCTGAAAGTCGTGACGTTGAGGGCCTTGAGGTCCTCGGGCAGGTGCGCAAGCTCGATGACCGCTTCGCTGGCCAGGGCCACGCCCCTCTCCACGATGTTCTCCAGCTCGCGGACGTTGCCGGGAAAGTCGTAGTCCATGAG from the Nitrospirota bacterium genome contains:
- a CDS encoding helix-turn-helix domain-containing protein codes for the protein LMDYDFPGNVRELENIVERGVALASEAVIELAHLPEDLKALNVTTFRKKDGRPRSLEEQEVSYIQWVLRETGGNKTLAAQILGIDRVSLWRKLKKYGLEEN